A genomic stretch from Algoriphagus halophilus includes:
- a CDS encoding TIGR04282 family arsenosugar biosynthesis glycosyltransferase translates to MEKGIIIFQKNLIAGKVKSRIAEMVGDQEALEIYRVLVDYTHQQVEHLACNKLLYYSDYEENNHQTGKDYQLFIQSSGDLGQKMGDAFKDQFENGFDCLLIIGTDCAEITQDIIEKAFEKLENSDVVIGPAKDGGYYLLGMKRFISGLFYDIPWSSPEVFKQTSDYLTTHHISFDLLPTLSDVDYLEDWMKVKERLLHPQSK, encoded by the coding sequence ATGGAAAAAGGAATAATAATATTTCAAAAGAATTTAATAGCTGGTAAAGTAAAGTCCCGTATCGCTGAAATGGTTGGGGACCAAGAAGCATTGGAAATTTACCGGGTATTGGTGGATTATACGCACCAACAAGTAGAACATTTGGCATGCAACAAGTTGTTGTATTATTCAGATTATGAGGAGAACAATCACCAGACTGGTAAGGATTACCAACTTTTTATTCAGTCTTCTGGTGATTTAGGGCAAAAAATGGGGGATGCTTTCAAAGATCAATTTGAAAATGGTTTTGATTGTCTATTAATTATTGGAACGGATTGTGCTGAAATTACCCAAGATATTATTGAGAAGGCCTTTGAAAAGCTGGAAAATTCAGACGTAGTGATTGGCCCTGCCAAAGATGGGGGCTATTATCTTTTAGGTATGAAGCGTTTTATTTCAGGACTATTTTACGATATTCCCTGGAGCAGTCCAGAAGTTTTCAAGCAAACATCCGACTATCTAACTACTCATCATATTTCTTTTGATTTATTGCCAACGCTTTCTGACGTAGATTATTTAGAAGATTGGATGAAAGTAAAAGAAAGACTTTTGCACCCTCAGTCAAAATAA
- a CDS encoding peroxiredoxin, with amino-acid sequence MALRLGDVAPNFTAETSEGTIDFYEYLGDGWGILFSHPADYTPVCTTELGTVAKLKNEFEKRNTKVMALSVDGLESHKGWISDINETQHTEVNFPIIADEDKKISTLYDMIHPNSNENFTVRSVFVIGDDKKIKLIITYPASTGRNFDELLRVIDSLQLTANYSVATPANWKQGEDVVIAPAIKNEDIPAKFPKGHKVIKPYLRTTPQPDL; translated from the coding sequence ATGGCATTACGACTAGGAGATGTTGCACCAAATTTTACCGCGGAAACATCTGAAGGAACAATCGATTTTTATGAGTATCTGGGAGATGGTTGGGGGATTTTATTTTCTCACCCAGCTGATTATACTCCAGTATGTACGACGGAATTAGGCACAGTAGCAAAGCTTAAAAATGAGTTTGAAAAGAGAAATACTAAGGTGATGGCTTTAAGTGTCGATGGGTTAGAAAGCCATAAAGGATGGATCTCTGATATCAATGAGACGCAACATACGGAAGTCAATTTTCCGATCATCGCTGATGAAGACAAAAAGATTTCTACCCTTTACGATATGATTCATCCAAATTCCAATGAGAATTTCACGGTGAGATCTGTTTTTGTGATTGGGGACGATAAAAAAATCAAATTGATCATCACCTACCCCGCAAGTACTGGAAGGAATTTTGATGAACTCTTGCGCGTGATTGATTCCCTTCAATTAACGGCGAACTATTCCGTTGCCACACCAGCGAACTGGAAACAAGGAGAAGATGTAGTAATCGCACCGGCAATAAAAAATGAGGATATTCCAGCTAAATTTCCTAAAGGACACAAAGTGATTAAACCTTATTTGAGAACCACGCCTCAACCGGATTTATAA